In Mycolicibacterium phocaicum, one DNA window encodes the following:
- a CDS encoding cutinase family protein, translating to MSVLLTDIGVANAAATCAPAEVVFARGRMEPPGPGQVGAAFVTALRRLRGPNIGLYPVNYPADTQVDVGANDMSRRVQWLARNCPATKIVLGGYSLGAAATDLVIAVPISAFTFNSPLPRGADQHIAAVALFGNGANWALPITALSPTYQNRTIDLCHSDDPVCNPSSPYKWRSEWQDHLAPGYIKSGMVTQAAKFVAARL from the coding sequence ATGTCCGTGCTACTGACGGACATTGGGGTGGCCAACGCCGCTGCCACATGTGCGCCCGCCGAGGTCGTGTTCGCGCGCGGCCGGATGGAGCCGCCCGGTCCCGGACAGGTCGGCGCCGCCTTCGTCACCGCGCTGCGTCGGCTCCGCGGCCCGAATATCGGTCTGTACCCGGTGAATTACCCCGCTGACACCCAGGTCGACGTGGGCGCCAACGACATGAGCCGGCGCGTGCAATGGCTCGCCCGTAACTGCCCGGCGACCAAGATCGTGCTCGGCGGTTACTCATTGGGCGCCGCCGCCACCGATCTGGTTATCGCGGTACCGATTTCGGCCTTCACCTTCAACAGCCCCCTGCCCCGCGGCGCCGATCAGCACATCGCGGCCGTCGCACTCTTCGGAAATGGCGCCAACTGGGCCCTGCCCATCACCGCGCTGAGCCCGACGTATCAGAATCGGACCATCGATCTCTGCCATTCCGACGACCCGGTCTGCAACCCGAGCAGCCCCTACAAGTGGCGTTCCGAATGGCAGGATCACCTCGCGCCGGGCTACATCAAGTCCGGCATGGTGACCCAGGCCGCGAAGTTCGTGGCGGCGCGTCTGTGA
- a CDS encoding cutinase family protein, with protein MTPRSVMTSVRAAVALAGAAASVATGLVAATAVAPAAVIGVAAADPCPQAEVIFARGRNERPGVGRVGGAFVDALRAKTPLNVGVYAVNYPANVEIAQGANDISSRIQDMAGRCPDTRLIIGGYSLGAASAAVALSSDGKGFGFNRPLPPGMDTHIAAVALFGNVTHRMGGSNIGPAYLDRTIDQCNGADPVCMAGLPQTITQLQGDWQNHLQDGYIGSGMVDQAADFVAARLAPPPPPAP; from the coding sequence ATGACCCCCCGCTCCGTCATGACGTCCGTCCGGGCTGCCGTCGCCCTGGCCGGCGCGGCAGCGTCGGTTGCCACCGGCCTGGTGGCCGCGACGGCCGTGGCCCCTGCAGCTGTCATCGGCGTCGCAGCGGCGGACCCGTGCCCGCAGGCGGAGGTGATCTTCGCCCGCGGCCGCAATGAGCGACCGGGCGTCGGCCGGGTGGGAGGCGCATTCGTCGATGCGCTGCGCGCCAAGACACCGCTGAACGTCGGGGTCTACGCGGTGAACTACCCCGCCAACGTCGAAATCGCCCAGGGCGCCAACGACATCAGCTCGCGCATTCAAGACATGGCAGGACGTTGCCCCGACACCCGGTTGATCATCGGCGGTTACTCGCTGGGTGCGGCGTCGGCGGCCGTGGCATTGTCCTCGGACGGCAAGGGATTCGGGTTCAACCGGCCGCTGCCGCCCGGGATGGACACCCACATCGCGGCCGTCGCACTGTTCGGCAACGTCACCCACCGCATGGGCGGCTCCAACATCGGCCCGGCATACCTGGATCGCACCATCGACCAGTGCAACGGCGCCGATCCCGTGTGCATGGCCGGACTTCCGCAAACCATCACCCAGCTGCAGGGCGACTGGCAGAACCACCTGCAGGACGGCTACATCGGATCCGGCATGGTCGATCAGGCCGCCGACTTCGTCGCCGCCCGCTTGGCCCCGCCGCCACCGCCGGCCCCGTGA
- a CDS encoding CGNR zinc finger domain-containing protein: protein MNFSHDTELTLRAACVLINSDRVDGDQLADLAALDGYLNDFGWTGRRDRDTAELAAVQALRERLGLLWAAADDEEAVVGQVNALLSDTRANPWLTRHPEMPEWHLHLAADQDPLAQRMGAEMAMALADLIRAGELRRLKTCAASDCTAVLIDMSRNRSRIFCDTGNCGNRQHVAAYRERRAREN from the coding sequence ATGAATTTCAGTCATGACACGGAGCTCACGCTGCGCGCGGCGTGCGTGTTGATCAACAGCGACCGGGTCGACGGCGACCAGCTGGCCGACCTGGCGGCCCTCGACGGGTATCTGAACGACTTCGGCTGGACGGGCCGGCGCGACCGGGACACCGCGGAGCTGGCCGCGGTGCAGGCCCTGCGCGAACGGCTCGGGTTGCTGTGGGCCGCGGCGGACGACGAGGAGGCGGTGGTCGGCCAGGTCAACGCCCTGCTCAGTGACACCCGCGCCAACCCCTGGCTGACGCGACACCCCGAGATGCCGGAATGGCACCTGCACCTGGCGGCCGACCAGGACCCGCTCGCCCAGCGCATGGGCGCCGAGATGGCGATGGCCCTGGCCGACCTGATCCGCGCCGGTGAACTGCGCCGGCTCAAGACGTGTGCGGCGTCGGACTGCACCGCGGTGCTGATCGACATGTCGCGCAACCGATCCCGCATCTTCTGCGACACCGGGAACTGCGGGAACCGCCAGCACGTCGCGGCGTACCGCGAACGCCGCGCCCGCGAGAACTGA
- the rplQ gene encoding 50S ribosomal protein L17: protein MPKPTKGARLGGSSSHQAAILANLATSLFEHGRIKTTDAKARALRPYAEKLITHAKKGALHNRREVMKKIRDKDVVHTLFAEIAPHFADREGGYTRIIKVENRKGDNAPMAVIELVREKTVVSEADRARRAAAAQAKAAEAEAPAEEAAVEAPVAEVEAADEGIAEAQTAEAEAEATEDEAKS, encoded by the coding sequence ATGCCCAAACCCACTAAGGGTGCTCGCCTCGGCGGGTCGTCGTCACACCAGGCCGCGATCCTGGCCAACCTGGCCACCTCGCTGTTCGAGCACGGCCGCATCAAGACCACTGATGCCAAGGCCCGGGCGTTGCGTCCGTACGCCGAGAAGCTCATCACCCACGCCAAGAAGGGCGCGCTGCACAACCGGCGCGAGGTGATGAAGAAGATCCGCGACAAGGACGTGGTGCACACCCTGTTCGCCGAGATCGCACCGCATTTCGCGGACCGCGAGGGCGGCTACACCCGCATCATCAAGGTCGAGAACCGCAAGGGCGACAACGCCCCCATGGCCGTGATCGAGCTGGTTCGGGAGAAGACCGTCGTCTCCGAGGCCGACCGCGCCCGTCGTGCGGCCGCCGCTCAGGCGAAGGCTGCCGAGGCCGAGGCTCCCGCTGAGGAAGCCGCCGTCGAGGCTCCGGTTGCCGAGGTCGAAGCTGCCGACGAGGGCATCGCCGAGGCTCAGACCGCTGAGGCCGAGGCTGAGGCGACCGAGGATGAGGCCAAGTCCTGA
- a CDS encoding cutinase family protein, whose amino-acid sequence MAGITVLTPPSLGAIGTAAAANCPDIEVTFARGTSEDPGLGRVGGAFVNQLRNKVGGRSVGAYAVVYPASYDFLAAADGANDASAHIQWMAENCPGTRQVLGGYSQGAAVMDVIGAIPVPGIGFNNPLPPEAAGHVAAIAVFGNPSAKLGLPLTASPVWGGKVIDLCNAGDPICQTDGQSVPAHKSYAGGPTNEAANFVAGLL is encoded by the coding sequence ATGGCCGGCATCACTGTGCTGACGCCACCGTCCCTGGGTGCCATCGGCACCGCCGCCGCGGCCAACTGCCCCGACATCGAGGTGACGTTCGCCCGCGGCACGTCCGAAGATCCGGGCCTGGGCCGCGTCGGCGGCGCGTTCGTCAACCAGCTGCGCAACAAGGTCGGCGGCCGCTCGGTGGGCGCCTACGCCGTCGTCTACCCGGCGTCATACGACTTCCTGGCCGCCGCTGACGGCGCCAACGACGCCAGCGCCCACATCCAGTGGATGGCCGAGAACTGCCCGGGCACCCGGCAGGTGCTCGGCGGCTACTCGCAGGGCGCCGCGGTGATGGACGTCATCGGCGCCATCCCGGTTCCGGGCATCGGCTTCAACAACCCGCTGCCGCCCGAGGCCGCCGGCCACGTCGCGGCGATCGCGGTGTTCGGCAACCCGTCCGCCAAGCTGGGCCTGCCTCTGACGGCGAGCCCGGTATGGGGCGGCAAGGTCATCGATCTGTGCAACGCGGGTGATCCGATCTGCCAGACCGACGGTCAGAGCGTGCCGGCGCACAAGAGCTATGCGGGTGGCCCGACCAACGAAGCGGCCAATTTCGTCGCCGGATTGTTGTAA
- a CDS encoding EamA family transporter produces the protein MIFAVASAFTFGMAGALGKSLIEAGWSPTAAVVARLTGGALVMAVVATILRRGWVREALSHKATVVAYGAIPIAGAQLCYFNAVTYLPVGVALLLEYAAPLLVVGWVWATTRRRPSTLTLAGVAIAIAGITLVLGLVGPGSHTGAQISLAGIGWGMGAAVCAACYFVMSDKASADGTGLHSITLATGGLLVGAATVALLGLSGVMPLAFTRHDTTLAGVTTSWLVPVIALAIVPTAMAYTFGIMGISRLQPRFASLVGLSEVMFAVLSAWALLGEAITGIQLLGGAVVLAGLALARQGDRGEATWHDDWPDSPEGLPAGQTIGRS, from the coding sequence ATGATCTTTGCCGTCGCATCCGCCTTCACCTTCGGGATGGCCGGTGCCCTGGGCAAGTCCCTGATCGAGGCGGGCTGGAGCCCCACCGCCGCGGTGGTCGCCCGGCTGACCGGCGGCGCGCTGGTCATGGCCGTGGTCGCGACGATCCTGCGCCGCGGCTGGGTACGCGAAGCGCTGAGCCACAAAGCGACGGTCGTCGCCTACGGCGCCATCCCGATCGCGGGCGCCCAGCTGTGCTACTTCAATGCCGTCACCTATCTGCCGGTCGGCGTGGCACTGCTGCTCGAGTACGCCGCGCCCCTGCTGGTGGTCGGCTGGGTGTGGGCCACGACCCGGCGCCGCCCCAGCACGCTCACGCTCGCCGGTGTCGCGATCGCCATCGCCGGCATCACGCTGGTGCTCGGCCTGGTCGGGCCCGGCAGCCACACCGGCGCCCAGATCAGCCTCGCCGGGATCGGTTGGGGCATGGGCGCGGCCGTCTGCGCCGCCTGCTACTTCGTCATGTCCGACAAGGCCAGCGCCGACGGCACCGGCCTGCACTCCATCACCCTGGCCACCGGCGGCCTGCTGGTCGGCGCCGCGACGGTGGCGCTGCTGGGCCTCTCCGGCGTCATGCCCCTCGCCTTCACCCGCCACGACACCACGCTGGCAGGCGTGACGACGTCCTGGCTGGTACCCGTGATCGCGCTGGCCATCGTGCCGACGGCGATGGCCTACACGTTCGGCATCATGGGCATCTCCCGGCTGCAGCCCCGGTTCGCCTCGCTGGTCGGACTCTCCGAGGTGATGTTCGCCGTGCTGTCGGCCTGGGCGCTGCTGGGTGAGGCCATCACCGGAATCCAATTGCTGGGCGGCGCGGTGGTGCTGGCCGGCCTGGCACTTGCCCGGCAGGGCGACCGCGGCGAAGCCACCTGGCACGACGACTGGCCCGACAGTCCGGAGGGTTTGCCAGCAGGGCAAACAATTGGCCGTAGCTGA
- a CDS encoding cutinase family protein: MARVTLLSTSVRVAAIAAAVISGTALLPSAPAQADACPNIEVIFARGTHDDPGMGRVGSVLVDALQPLVGNRTVTGYAVEYPASYDFLTAQDGATDAQNRIATMAQQCPSTKIVLGGYSQGAAVVDMLAGVPPLGDRIGDVGSAPPLPTELANRVAAAAVFGNPSAKFSHPLDSIGLFSNRSVDLCLWGDPICSRGRNPFAHSRYESSEYIGQAAQFIASRV; the protein is encoded by the coding sequence ATGGCCCGCGTGACCTTGCTCAGCACGTCGGTCCGAGTGGCCGCAATCGCCGCCGCCGTCATCTCCGGAACCGCACTGCTGCCGTCGGCGCCCGCCCAGGCAGACGCCTGCCCGAACATCGAGGTGATCTTCGCCCGCGGCACGCACGACGACCCCGGCATGGGCCGCGTGGGCTCGGTACTGGTCGACGCGCTGCAGCCTCTGGTCGGCAACCGCACCGTCACCGGCTACGCCGTCGAGTACCCGGCGTCCTATGACTTCCTCACCGCGCAGGACGGCGCGACGGACGCGCAGAACCGCATCGCGACCATGGCGCAGCAGTGCCCCAGCACCAAGATCGTGCTCGGTGGCTACTCGCAGGGCGCCGCGGTGGTCGACATGCTGGCCGGCGTTCCGCCGCTCGGTGACCGGATCGGCGATGTCGGCTCGGCACCTCCGCTGCCCACCGAACTCGCGAACCGGGTCGCGGCTGCCGCCGTATTCGGTAACCCGTCGGCCAAGTTCAGCCATCCGCTGGACTCCATCGGCCTGTTCTCGAACCGCTCGGTGGACCTGTGCCTGTGGGGCGACCCGATCTGCTCGCGTGGCCGAAACCCGTTCGCGCACTCGCGCTATGAGTCGTCCGAGTACATCGGGCAGGCCGCGCAGTTCATCGCATCCCGCGTCTGA
- the truA gene encoding tRNA pseudouridine(38-40) synthase TruA — translation MRPSPDHAVNDVPAIESDGGHVRLRLDISYDGTEFAGWAPQAGQRTVAGVIEETLSTVFREPVRLVTAGRTDTGVHATGQVAHVDVPSAALRFVYPRTPRPGDPEFLPLVRRLARFLPADVRVRQIMRAAPGFDARFSALRRHYEYRLSLAPYGVEPQQARFITPWSRPLDLEAMTAASRELLGLQDFAAFCRFREGATTIRDLQRLDWQRSGDLVTAHVTADAFCWNMVRSLVGALLAVGEGRREPGWIAGLLAADSRSSEYAAAPARGLTLVSVDYPPDDQLASRIAVTRDLRTLD, via the coding sequence ATGAGGCCAAGTCCTGATCACGCTGTGAACGACGTGCCCGCCATCGAATCCGATGGCGGGCACGTCCGTTTACGGCTGGATATCTCTTACGACGGAACAGAATTCGCCGGGTGGGCACCGCAGGCCGGGCAGCGCACCGTCGCGGGTGTCATCGAGGAGACGCTGTCGACGGTGTTCCGGGAGCCGGTGCGCCTGGTCACCGCAGGCCGGACCGACACCGGCGTGCATGCCACCGGGCAGGTTGCGCATGTCGATGTGCCTTCCGCCGCACTGAGATTCGTCTATCCGCGCACGCCCCGCCCCGGCGATCCGGAGTTCCTGCCGCTGGTGCGCCGGCTCGCGCGCTTCCTGCCTGCCGATGTGCGGGTACGCCAGATCATGCGGGCCGCACCGGGATTCGATGCCCGGTTCTCCGCGTTGCGGCGGCATTACGAGTACCGGTTGTCGTTGGCGCCGTACGGTGTCGAGCCGCAACAGGCCCGCTTCATCACGCCGTGGTCGCGGCCTCTGGACCTGGAGGCGATGACGGCCGCATCGCGGGAGTTGTTGGGGCTGCAGGATTTTGCCGCGTTCTGCCGATTCCGGGAGGGTGCGACGACCATCCGGGATCTGCAGCGGCTCGACTGGCAGCGCTCGGGTGATCTGGTCACCGCCCACGTGACGGCCGATGCCTTCTGCTGGAACATGGTGCGGTCGCTGGTCGGCGCGTTGCTCGCCGTGGGGGAGGGCCGTCGCGAACCCGGTTGGATCGCAGGCCTTTTGGCGGCCGACAGCCGGTCCAGCGAGTACGCCGCCGCCCCGGCGCGGGGCCTGACACTCGTCTCGGTCGACTACCCGCCCGACGATCAGCTGGCGTCGCGGATCGCCGTCACCCGGGATTTACGTACGCTCGACTAG